In [Leptolyngbya] sp. PCC 7376, a genomic segment contains:
- a CDS encoding photosystem II reaction center protein K has product MEAALLLAKLPEAYSIFDPLVDVLPLIPLFFLLLAFVWQAAVGFK; this is encoded by the coding sequence ATGGAAGCGGCATTATTACTTGCGAAACTCCCCGAGGCATACTCCATTTTCGATCCTCTCGTCGATGTTTTGCCTCTCATCCCTTTGTTTTTCTTGCTCCTTGCTTTTGTTTGGCAGGCAGCGGTTGGTTTCAAGTAA